A single Nostoc sp. PCC 7107 DNA region contains:
- a CDS encoding DUF2499 domain-containing protein, giving the protein MHALSIPTWIIHISSVIEWIAAIWLIWIYGELTGNRRWWGLSLAMLPALVSAMCACTWHYFDNAESLEWLVTLQATMTLVGNFTLWAAAVWIWRSTKSVKNPTDTIAVPSIKSEP; this is encoded by the coding sequence ATGCACGCCCTATCAATTCCCACTTGGATTATTCATATTTCTAGCGTTATTGAGTGGATTGCCGCGATTTGGTTAATCTGGATTTACGGCGAACTCACTGGTAATCGTCGTTGGTGGGGATTGTCCCTAGCTATGTTACCAGCTTTGGTTAGTGCTATGTGTGCTTGTACCTGGCATTATTTTGACAATGCAGAATCTTTAGAATGGCTGGTAACGCTACAAGCTACCATGACCTTAGTTGGTAATTTTACCCTGTGGGCAGCTGCGGTGTGGATTTGGCGTTCCACCAAGTCTGTCAAAAATCCCACTGAT